In a genomic window of Trichoderma atroviride chromosome 4, complete sequence:
- a CDS encoding uncharacterized protein (EggNog:ENOG41) has translation MEQAQAARAAQEARDRLENPGQRQTNQATGIENPNSKPVLKRKRESELADEHALAESPVAFWAREGFWPPRYKRRGRQHILARKCPTEPLSDDMEGMENAQDSTGVQDSQDAGNAVSAGNAEAPGNEEGLEDAEDVEYEEDEEDVESDGWAHEEKITLYKDLEWDLDKERSFICDSILGADPKITELCQKWLEESQELPDGLEPGVDFFESLEQDKTELEAAKLFSSHMMPYDGVQILSTSFYRGWNNSVPLAEMRPQPDLTVGFALCEFTQDQLKRLLPFIGGDAINYQSFFMATDKICFPFLTYEMNDISLDNADLLNAHNMTLAVRGVVELFRLVNRQHELHRQILAFSLSHDCTSVRIYGHYAEIKGKLTTYYHHPIHSYRFENEEEEGKWAAHRFVKNVYEKWVPDHYERICSAINQLPLLGSDPESIFNHKWDPMSQLPDVLAHLEME, from the coding sequence ATGGAACAAGCCCAAGCCGCGAGAGCCGCCCAAGAGGCGCGCGATCGTCTTGAGAACCCAGGTCAAAGGCAAACGAATCAAGCTACAGGCATCGAAAACCCCAATTCTAAGCCTGTTTTGAAGCGGAAGCGAGAATCCGAACTCGCTGATGAACACGCCCTTGCTGAAAGCCCAGTCGCCTTTTGGGCGAGAGAAGGGTTCTGGCCTCCCAGATACAAGAGGCGTGGTAGACAACATATACTGGCACGAAAGTGCCCGACAGAACCGTTGAGCGATGACATGGAAGGGATGGAAAATGCACAAGACTCGACGGGAGTACAAGACTCGCAAGACGCAGGAAATGCAGTGAGTGCAGGGAACGCAGAAGCTCCGGGAAATGAAGAAGGCTTGGAAGATGCGGAAGATGTGGAatatgaggaagatgaggaagatgtaGAGAGCGATGGCTGGGCACATGAGGAAAAGATTACCCTCTATAAGGATCTTGAATGGGATCTTGATAAAGAACGCAGTTTTATCTGCGATTCAATCCTAGGCGCCGACCCGAAGATCACGGAACTCTGTCAAAAGTGGCTTGAGGAATCCCAGGAACTTCCCGATGGACTCGAACCTGGCGTTGACTTTTTCGAGTCTCTCgaacaagacaagactgagctcgaggccgccaaaCTGTTCAGCTCGCACATGATGCCCTACGACGGGGTCCAAATTCTGAGCACAAGCTTTTACAGAGGCTGGAACAACTCGGTTCCCTTGGCTGAAATGCGGCCGCAGCCTGATTTGACTGTCGGATTTGCCCTTTGCGAGTTTACCCAGGACCAGCTCAAGCGACTACTTCCGTTTATTGGTGGAGATGCAATCAATTATCAATCCTTCTTCATGGCGACAGACAAGATATGCTTCCCATTTCTGACGTACGAAATGAACGACATCTCTCTCGATAACGCGGACCTTTTGAATGCTCACAACATGACTCTTGCCGTGCGCGGCGTCGTCGAGCTATTCCGTCTCGTGAACCGCCAGCACGAACTTCACCGGCAGATTcttgccttttctctctctcacgaCTGCACATCGGTGCGGATATACGGCCATTATGCGGAAATTAAAGGAAAATTAACCACGTACTACCACCATCCGATACACAGCTATCGATTTGAaaatgaggaggaagaggggaaatGGGCGGCACACCGGTTTGTGAAGAATGTTTATGAGAAATGGGTGCCTGATCACTACGAGAGGATTTGCTCGGCTATCAATCAGCTGCCGCTGTTGGGATCTGATCCTGAGTCGATTTTCAATCACAAGTGGGATCCTATGTCGCAGTTACCTGATGTATTGGCCCATCTTGAGATGGAGTAG
- a CDS encoding uncharacterized protein (EggNog:ENOG41), with protein sequence MASNSAAVFGSTGLVGSHILSNLLATGPFKPVTTIARRAPKAESPSLNSIVDADSNKWPATLLGLSPAPHVTFSAIGTTRAAAGGIENQWKIDHDLNVEVARAAKQAGVKTFVFISSVGTDGLLASTSPYSKMKKGVETTIKELEFDHGIIVRPGLILGEREQGRFLEGLATTLVRGLGFIGLKDSVAQDAEVIARAAIRATQLADEGKAPSKFWVLGQSDIIKLGRTEWQGEEKN encoded by the coding sequence ATGGCCTCCAACTCCGCCGCCGTCTTTGGCTCGACCGGCCTCGTCGGCTCCCACATCCTGTCCAACCTCCTCGCCACCGGGCCCTTCAAGCCcgtcaccaccatcgccCGCCGCGCGCCAAAGGCCGAGTCGCCCAGCCTCAACTCCATCGTCGACGCCGACTCCAACAAGTGGCCCGCCACGCTCCTCGGCCTCTCGCCCGCGCCGCACGTCACCTTCTCCGCCATCGGCACCACGCGCGCGGccgccggcggcatcgagAACCAGTGGAAGATTGACCACGACCTCAACGTCGAGGTGGCCCGCGCCGCGAAGCAGGCCGGCGTCAAGACGtttgtcttcatctccagcgtCGGCACCGACGGCCTGCTGGCGTCTACTTCGCCCTAcagcaagatgaagaagggcgtCGAGACGACCATCAAGGAACTCGAGTTTGACCACGGCATCATTGTGCGGCCGGGGCTCATCCTGGGCGAGCGCGAGCAGGGCCGCTTCTTGGAGGGTCTTGCTACCACTCTGGTTCGTGGCCTGGGGTTCATCGGGTTGAAGGACAGCGTTGCGCAAGATGCCGAGGTGATTGCGCGAGCGGCCATTCGGGCCACGCAGCTGGCCGATGAGGGCAAGGCTCCCAGCAAGTTCTGGGTGCTTGGTCAGAGCGACATTATCAAGCTTGGCCGGACGGAGTGGCagggcgaggagaagaattAG
- a CDS encoding uncharacterized protein (EggNog:ENOG41) — MSGSLIDFRSLVDSYDFAPDGREKFNTLFGLLDKAIGSSASHTSDANEAVANGIDEISNRDEPEGYLWTLWTLLIEISKRIPLDDPRVQSLVEITQKLKVKKSATVEVWGTKFSLWTDMPLFGAVMREAWNGTPNYDNSPEDATTIAQWKSLNSFAARLLGSSVESWTNFALWELRDGLEEPLESQQAKDTHLITASEWITHAGKVLYDEGRKGVPVGEDDVQSLSTGSLLKGEASGFSEARWDFWKKKIQELSVGAGAEAKKRAEKALEVIKSLEA, encoded by the exons ATGTCTGGTTCTCTGATTGATTTCCGCTCCCTCGTCGACTCGTACGACTTTGCTCCCGACGGCCGAGAAAAGTTCAACACCTTGTTCGGCCTCCTGGACAAAGCCATTGGCAGCTCCGCCAGCCACACATCTGACGCCAATGAGGCCGTCGCCAATGGCATCGACGAGATAAGCAACCGCGACGAGCCAGAGGGCTATCTCTGGACATTATGGACGCTCTTGATTGAAATCTCAAAGCGCATCCCGTTGGACGACCCGCGGGTGCAGAGCTTGGTTGAAATTACccagaagctcaaggtcaagaaaAGCGCAACGGTGGAGGTCTGGGGAACGAAGTTTAGCCTGTGGACTGACATGCCGCTCTTTGGCGCCGTCATGAGAGAGGCGTGGAATG GCACTCCTAATTACGACAACTCCCCCGAAGATGCCACCACAATCGCCCAATGGAAGTCGCTCAACTCATTCGCCGCCCGCCTCCTCGGCTCTTCCGTGGAGTCTTGGACGAATTTCGCCCTGTGGGAACTTCGCGACGGGCTGGAAGAGCCGCTGGAGTCTCAACAGGCCAAGGACACGCACTTGATAACCGCATCGGAATGGATCACCCACGCTGGCAAGGTGTTGTACGATGAAGGGCGCAAGGGAGTGCCGGTGGGCGAAGATGATGTACAGTCTCTCAGTACCGGTTCGCTGTTGAAAGGGGAAGCTTCGGGATTTAGTGAAGCGAGATGGGActtctggaagaagaagattcaagAGCTGAGCGTGGGAGCGGGTGccgaggcgaagaagagggcggaAAAGGCCTTGGAGGTGATTAAGAGCCTCGAGGCTTGA
- a CDS encoding uncharacterized protein (EggNog:ENOG41), with amino-acid sequence MAMALTRTQKRAIESQQQPEPNKRRKQSNSDTPSPNEAARTLTKSSPSGNLASGNPPLVDKVDEGDPIAYWVREQVWPYEYIKDDPDRQKIIMHRILSRKKSVVGRKRPEPASISSGTENQTNASYRSRAFVQLLQLHGSFMEMSKLGIADESRDLCTTLLDHEQKLPRESIFDDDIFQTTCQRVASRNEAIVVRDILPLIVPSAEIFASRIPELECLIESVNEVWSNSEPVTTNRPQPDYSVGFKRKAFTEEELDKIAPVIGDFIAGDQSIFMATSEMYFPFLTCEVKCGVEALEYADRQNTHSMTLAVRAIVELFRLVKRESELHLQILAFSVSHNHETVRIYGHYPVIDKTTAKVEYYRHPIRKYDFTELNGRDRWTAYRFTKNIYDIWVPMHLERICSAIDQIELPELNNPGAFAETGLTQELESNQLSLSNVDVASSDEVATTDTPISSTNAKKQRRGR; translated from the exons ATGGCCATGGCTCTCACTCGAACGCAGAAACGCGCCATCgagagccagcagcagccagagccaaaTAAGAGAA GAAAGCAGTCCAACTCAGATACACCGAGCCCGAACGAGGCAGCGAGGACCTTGACGAAGAGTTCGCCCTCAGGGAATCTGGCCTCAGGGAATCCGCCCCTAGTTGACAAAGTGGACGAGGGCGATCCTATCGCGTACTGGGTTCGAGAACAGGTGTGGCCATACGAGTACATCAAGGATGATCCCGACAGGCAAAAAATCATCATGCACCGTATACTCTCAAGGAAGAAGTCCGTGGTCGGCCGGAAGCGGCCAGAGCCTGCCTCTATTAGCTCTGGTACAGAAAACCAAACCAATGCCTCGTACCGCAGCCGGGCATTCGTTCAGCTACTCCAACTGCACGGAAGCTTCATGGAGATGTCGAAACTAGGAATCGCTGATGAAAGTCGAGATCTCTGCACGACCTTGCTCGATCACGAGCAGAAGCTTCCCCGTGAATCGAtttttgatgatgatataTTCCAGACAACATGCCAAAGAGTCGCCTCCAGAAACGAGGCGATAGTAGTGCGAGATATCTTGCCATTGATTGTACCCTCTGCCGAGATTTTTGCTTCACGCATACCCGAGCTGGAATGTTTAATCGAGAGTGTCAATGAAGTGTGGAGCAATTCTGAGCCGGTAACAACTAATCGCCCACAACCGGATTATTCTGTTGGATTCAAGCGCAAAGCCTTTAcggaggaagagctggaCAAAATAGCCCCCGTTATCGGCGACTTTATTGCTGGGGATCAGAGCATATTCATGGCTACATCCGAAATGTACTTTCCATTTCTCACATGTGAAGTCAAGTGTGGCGTTGAAGCTCTTGAATATGCAGATCGCCAAAACACTCACAGCATGACACTCGCTGTGCGCGCGATTGTCGAGCTCTTTCGTCTTGTGAAACGGGAGAGTGAGCTGCACCTCCAAATTTTGGCATTCTCCGTCTCGCACAACCATGAGACAGTACGGATCTATGGCCACTATCCTGTTATAGACAAGACCACGGCGAAAGTCGAATACTACCGGCATCCGATTCGAAAATATGACTTTACAGAGCTCAATGGCAGAGACAGATGGACTGCATATCGATTTACTAAAAATATCTATGATATATGGGTACCAATGCATCTGGAAAGAATCTGCTCCGCCATCGATCAGATAGAATTACCGGAGCTAAATAACCCTGGCGCTTTTGCAGAAACAGGCCTTACTCAGGAGCTTGAGAGCAATCAACTTTCGCTGTCAAACGTCGATGTTGCGTCGTCGGATGAGGTGGCCACAACGGATACCCCCATTTCTTCAACCAATgccaagaagcaaagaagaggcagatag
- a CDS encoding uncharacterized protein (EggNog:ENOG41) gives MATQYELEHNVKLSEPRRQGRRVDMASFFSLLNQLDEPGSTENPHHNPHATPTPVDTAALFRLLQSQLQTLQTTAPTEGNRDFLEQLIASLEDDIHDPPTRLQGASQEFVDMLERVNRKKLDKEDDCAICKIPYLEDEYCLVVELPCQGKHRFDLECVGPWLRSKGTCPMCRDEMGKRKEIPIVEDDEEEDGDMMYA, from the exons atggccacTCAGTACGAAC TCGAACACAATGTAAAACTCTCCGAGCCCCGTCGCCAAGGCCGCCGCGTCGACAtggcctccttcttctccctcctcaaCCAGCTCGATGAGCCAGGCAGCACCGAAAACCCCCATCACAACCCGCACGCCACGCCGACGCCCGTCGACACAGCCGCGCTCTTCCGTCTCCTGCAGAGCCAGCTCCAGACGCTGCAGACGACTGCGCCTACAGAGGGCAATCGCGATTTTCTAGAGCAGCTGATAGCCTCCCTAGAGGACGACATTCATGATCCGCCGACGAGACTGCAGGGCGCGAGTCAGGAGTTTGTCGATATGCTGGAGCGAGTGAACCGgaagaagctcgacaaggAGGATGACTGCGCCATCTGCAAAATACCCTACTTGGAGGACGAATATTGTCTTGTCGTGGAGCTGCCGTGCCAGGGAAAGCATCGTTTTGATCTGGAATGCGTTGGTCCGTGGCTGAGGAGCAAGGGGACGTGTCCCATGTGCCGTGATGAGATGGGCAAGAGGAAGGAGATTCCAATTGTggaggacgacgaagaggaggatggcgaTATGATGTATGCGTGA
- a CDS encoding uncharacterized protein (EggNog:ENOG41) — METNGGDMEKFFAHLEQQKSQLKRAQAYKGQKPPASMKRSRSVLQQEFFMLALEDGMRSLMLPDERHNFRSCFIGAAYPPCTLPLSSLVPIHFRDLTLETQHRGRVLIVRAFCNPHYLASIQNAVEDELGEVNRLAIYNLLPTTEPDAVLPQGAVVAIKEPYYKCSADGGVIVRVDHPTDFVLLKPGNSIIPRRFDARIKQIGQSAIRLKEEANLMFMGGDFQEAVETYSDALDACGLDEDDGDLRRDLCRNRAAANLRLGRYELAIKDAMASMNSAEDISEAAKSLNIKALYRAGKAAYEMQDFAQAKQLFGQALELDGSHRESRNELSRTLKRISEQENGNFDFSLMARSVTKQHYLLDHASFLRRVKVAQAGSRGRGLFATETLKPGDVVFVEKAFYVAHDDGEDISVLFNINTNRISIGTDSLRLQGTVDKMIWNPTLANKYIDLFDGGKFGNEKELKVVDGRVAVDTFRVQSIAELNGFGCPRVKSRDKKQPKARNLGFNDSTGIWLQASYANHSCLPNATRAFIGDMMIVRALREIPVGGEILMQYVPQDKPFDKRQEVVENHYGFKCDCDLCRAEAKVPKATIVKRARLRKEINSFLSENGIKNLNNWSFSAAKRARAKKLLEEMRETYPKAYYERLPRFDCWDINIWSIQTASLNPQKLLANSLDILRDMGYFVNIRGKKATIDRKSAIQHDCVVHAAMYAAECLREVQNEGAASALVALGREVFTAISGAEQGFEQDFKI; from the exons ATGGAAACAAACGGTGGGGACATGGAAAAATTCTTTGCTCATTTAGAGCAACAAAAGTCACAGCTCAAAAGAGCTCAGGCCTACAAAGGACAGAAGCCTCCCGCTTCAATGAAGCGCTCCCGGAGTGTTCTTCAGCAAGAGTTTTTTATGTTG GCATTGGAAGATGGCATGCGTAGCTTGATGCTGCCTGATGAGCGACACAACTTTCGCAGTTGCTTCATAGGCGCAGCGTACCCGCCCTGTACTTTGCCTCTCTCCAGCCTCGTACCGATACACTTTCGCGATCTTACGCTTGAAACGCAGCATCGCGGCCGTGTTCTCATCGTCAGAGCGTTTTGTAACCCACACTATCTGGCCTCCATCCAGAACGCGGTCGAGGATGAGCTCGGAGAAGTAAATCGCCTTGCCATCTATAACCTGCTTCCGACTACTGAGCCCGACGCAGTCCTTCCTCAAGGCGCTGTAGTGGCGATCAAAGAGCCATACTACAAATGTTCTGCTGATGGTGGCGTCATTGTACGAGTCGATCATCCCACCGACTTTGTGCTGCTCAAGCCCGGCAATAGCATCATTCCTCGCCGGTTCGACGCCCGCATAAAGCAGATAGGCCAGTCAGCAATTCGCCTGAAGGAGGAAGCCAATCTTATGTTCATGGGAGGCGATTTCCAGGAGGCGGTTGAAACCTATTCCGATGCCCTGGACGCTTGTGgcttggatgaagatgacggtgATCTTCGGCGAGATCTGTGCCGGAATCGTGCTGCGGCAAACTTGCGCCTTGGTCGCTACGAGCTGGCCATCAAAGACGCAATGGCTTCTATGAACTCGGCTGAAGATATATCGGAAGCTGCCAAAAGTCTGAATATCAAAGCCCTTTATCGAGCAGGCAAAGCCGCCTATGAGATGCAAGACTTTGCCCAAGCAAAACAACTCTTTGGCCAAGCACTTGAACTCGATGGGAGCCACAGAGAATCTCGAAATGAACTTTCTCGGACGCTGAAGCGTATCTCGGAACAGGAGAATGGAAATTTTGATTTCTCTCTGATGGCTAGGTCTGTTACCAAGCAGCATTATTTACTCGACCACGCCTCATTTCTCAGACGCGTCAAAGTTGCTCAAGCAGGGAGCCGTGGTCGCGGACTCTTTGCTACGGAGACGTTGAAGCCAGGTGACGTCGTTTTTGTAGAGAAAGCTTTCTACGTAGCAcatgatgacggcgaggacATTTCGGTTcttttcaacatcaacaccaatCGAATTTCTATCGGAACTGATTCCCTACGTCTTCAAGGGACTGTTGATAAGATGATTTGGAACCCAACACTTGCAAATAAGTATATTGACCTTTTCGATGGAGGCAAGTTTGGCAACGAAAAGGAACTCAAGGTGGTCGATGGAAGAGTTGCCGTGGACACGTTCCGAGTGCAATCTATTGCAGAGCTCAATGGCTTTGGCTGCCCCAGAGTCAAATCCAGGGACAAGAAGCAGCCCAAGGCGAGGAATTTAGGCTTCAACGACAGCACGGGCATTTGGCTGCAGGCTTCGTACGCGAATCATTCGTGTCTCCCTAATGCGACTCGCGCTTTCATTGGCGACATGATGATTGTCCGCGCCCTGCGAGAGATTCCAGTCGGAGGAGAAATCCTCATGCAATATGTTCCCCAAGACAAGCCCTTTGACAAGCGGCAGGAGGTTGTAGAGAATCATTATGGCTTCAAGTGCGATTGCGACCTCTGCCGCGCAGAAGCAAAAGTTCCCAAGGCCACCATCGTCAAGCGCGCTCGACTTCGCAAGGAAATCAACTCGTTCCTGTCCGAGAATGGTATAAAGAATTTGAACAATTGGAGCTTTTCGGCTGCAAAGAGGGCCAGAGCCAAGAAGCTTTTAGAAGAAATGCGAGAGACGTATCCCAAGGCGTATTATGAGCGTCTTCCCCGATTTGACTGCTGGGATATCAACATTTGGAGCATCCAAACTGCGTCCTTGAACCCTCAAAAACTACTCGCCAATTCCCTGGATATTCTTCGCGATATGGGCTACTTTGTCAACATTCGAGGTAAAAAAGCAACAATCGATCGGAAGTCTGCAATTCAGCATGACTGCGTGGTTCACGCAGCAATGTACGCCGCCGAATGCCTAAGAGAAGTTCAAAATGAAGGCGCTGCTTCTGCACTCGTGGCTTTGGGCAGAGAGGTCTTCACTGCCATTTCCGGTGCCGAACAAGGATTCGAGCAGGATTTTAAGATTTGA